From a region of the Oscillospiraceae bacterium genome:
- the thrS gene encoding threonine--tRNA ligase, translating into MNITLKDGKVLQFEQPISCYEVAKSISEGLARNALAALVDGKRADLTYIIDHDCTLQILTWDDPDGRWTFRHTASHILAQAIKHLYPQAKLAIGPAIDDGFYYDIDVDFPITPEILEKIEAEMKKIVKANYKVERFTLPRDKAIAYFKEKNEPYKVELIQDLPEGEEISFYKQDDFTDLCAGSHLFATGMVKAFKLTSATGAYWRGDSKNKMLQRIYGTAFLKAADLEQYLAMLEEAKKRDHRRLGKDLGLFLLMDEGPGFPFFLPKGMVLKNTLIDYWREVHKRYGYVEISTPIILSRQLWETSGHWSHYKNNMYTTVIDEQDFAIKPMNCPGGMLVYKSEPHSYRELPLRVGELGLVHRHELSGALHGLFRVRCFTQDDAHIFMTWEQMKDEIKGVVSLFDEVYSLFNLKYQIELSTMPEDHMGDEKTWDSAQDILKEAITEMGKDYIINEGDGAFYGPKLDFHLTDCLGRTWQCGTIQLDMQLPERFELEYTGADGEKHRPVMIHRVVFGSIERFIGVITEHFAGAFPLWLAPVQAKVLPISDKTLDGAQAINDKLVAAGLRCELDTRNEKIGYKIREAQLQKIPYMLVVGEKELEEGTVSVRKRGEGDIGSMPVEDFIALAQKDIASKVIW; encoded by the coding sequence ATGAACATCACGCTGAAAGACGGAAAAGTGCTGCAGTTCGAACAGCCGATCTCCTGCTACGAGGTCGCCAAATCAATCTCCGAGGGACTTGCGCGCAACGCGTTGGCCGCGCTTGTCGACGGCAAACGGGCTGATTTGACCTATATCATCGACCACGACTGCACCCTGCAGATTCTGACCTGGGACGACCCCGATGGCAGATGGACATTCCGCCACACCGCTTCGCATATTCTGGCACAGGCGATCAAACATCTGTATCCGCAGGCCAAACTCGCCATCGGCCCGGCTATCGACGACGGATTTTATTACGACATCGATGTTGATTTCCCGATCACGCCCGAAATCCTCGAAAAAATCGAGGCCGAAATGAAAAAAATCGTGAAAGCAAACTATAAAGTCGAGCGCTTCACCCTGCCGCGCGATAAGGCCATCGCTTATTTTAAGGAGAAAAACGAGCCGTATAAAGTCGAATTGATACAAGATTTGCCCGAGGGTGAAGAAATCAGCTTCTACAAACAGGACGATTTCACCGACCTGTGCGCAGGCAGCCACCTGTTCGCCACGGGCATGGTCAAGGCGTTCAAACTGACCTCGGCGACGGGCGCTTATTGGCGCGGCGATTCCAAAAATAAGATGTTGCAGCGCATTTACGGCACGGCATTTTTAAAAGCCGCAGATCTCGAACAATACCTTGCAATGCTCGAAGAAGCCAAAAAACGCGACCACCGCAGATTGGGCAAAGATCTCGGTCTTTTCCTTCTGATGGACGAAGGCCCCGGCTTCCCGTTCTTTTTGCCCAAAGGTATGGTGTTAAAAAACACGCTGATTGATTATTGGCGCGAAGTGCATAAGCGTTACGGCTATGTGGAAATCAGTACGCCCATTATTTTGAGTCGCCAGCTCTGGGAAACAAGCGGACATTGGTCTCACTATAAAAACAACATGTACACCACGGTGATCGACGAACAGGACTTTGCGATTAAACCGATGAACTGCCCCGGCGGTATGTTGGTCTATAAATCCGAGCCGCACTCCTACCGCGAACTGCCGCTGCGGGTCGGTGAACTCGGTCTTGTCCATCGCCACGAACTCTCGGGTGCACTGCATGGCTTATTCCGCGTTCGTTGCTTCACACAAGATGACGCGCATATCTTTATGACATGGGAACAGATGAAAGATGAGATCAAAGGCGTGGTTTCCCTGTTCGACGAGGTCTATTCCCTGTTCAATTTGAAATACCAAATTGAGCTCTCGACAATGCCTGAAGATCACATGGGCGATGAAAAAACCTGGGATTCCGCACAGGATATCTTGAAAGAAGCCATCACCGAGATGGGAAAAGATTATATCATCAACGAGGGCGACGGCGCATTCTACGGCCCGAAACTCGATTTCCATCTGACCGACTGTCTCGGACGCACATGGCAGTGCGGCACTATTCAGCTGGATATGCAGCTGCCCGAGCGCTTTGAACTCGAATACACCGGTGCTGACGGCGAAAAACACCGTCCGGTCATGATTCACCGTGTGGTTTTCGGCTCGATCGAACGTTTTATCGGCGTCATCACAGAACACTTTGCCGGTGCATTCCCGCTGTGGCTGGCTCCGGTACAGGCCAAGGTGCTGCCGATCTCCGATAAAACCCTTGACGGCGCACAGGCGATCAACGATAAACTCGTCGCCGCCGGACTGCGCTGCGAACTCGATACCCGCAACGAAAAAATCGGCTACAAGATCCGCGAAGCACAACTGCAGAAGATTCCGTATATGCTGGTTGTAGGCGAAAAAGAGCTCGAGGAGGGCACGGTTTCGGTGAGAAAACGCGGCGAAGGCGACATCGGCTCCATGCCTGTCGAAGATTTTATCGCATTGGCTCAAAAGGACATCGCTTCAAAGGTGATTTGGTAA
- the dapF gene encoding diaminopimelate epimerase, translating into MLYKFTKMQGTGNDYIYINCFDQKVENPSKLAIELSPRRFSVGSDGVILICPSDVADAKMRMFNADGSEGKMCGNGIRCVGKYIYDTGIAKKPVVKIETLSGIKTLELQIENGVCVGATVDMGKAILECAKIPVRLPMETAIAVPQTFRGIQYLITCVSMGNPHCVLFRDEIHTMDLERTGRVFETCHLFPESVNTEFVKPIAKNEIAMRVWERGSGETLACGTGACAAAVAAVLNGICEKGKDITVHLRGGDLTVNYTDERVLLTGPAVKAFDGTVEVE; encoded by the coding sequence ATGCTGTATAAATTCACAAAAATGCAGGGTACGGGCAACGACTATATCTATATCAACTGCTTTGACCAGAAAGTCGAAAATCCCTCTAAACTTGCGATTGAACTGTCCCCCAGACGCTTTTCGGTCGGTTCCGACGGCGTGATTCTGATCTGCCCGAGCGACGTCGCCGACGCCAAAATGCGCATGTTCAATGCCGACGGCTCCGAGGGCAAAATGTGCGGAAACGGCATCCGCTGCGTGGGTAAATACATCTACGACACCGGCATCGCCAAAAAGCCGGTCGTCAAGATCGAGACCCTTTCCGGCATCAAGACGCTTGAGCTGCAAATCGAAAATGGCGTTTGCGTCGGGGCGACGGTTGATATGGGTAAAGCCATTCTGGAATGCGCCAAAATCCCGGTACGCCTGCCGATGGAAACCGCCATTGCGGTACCGCAGACCTTCCGGGGCATTCAATATCTGATCACCTGCGTCAGCATGGGAAATCCCCACTGTGTGCTGTTCCGCGACGAGATTCACACGATGGATCTGGAACGCACGGGCCGGGTTTTCGAGACCTGCCATCTGTTCCCCGAGAGCGTCAACACCGAATTTGTCAAACCGATCGCCAAAAACGAGATCGCGATGCGGGTTTGGGAACGCGGCAGCGGCGAAACGCTGGCCTGCGGCACCGGTGCGTGCGCGGCGGCGGTTGCGGCGGTGCTGAACGGCATCTGCGAAAAAGGCAAGGACATCACCGTCCATCTGCGCGGCGGCGATCTGACCGTCAACTACACCGACGAACGGGTCCTTCTGACCGGACCCGCAGTCAAGGCCTTCGACGGCACCGTCGAGGTCGAATAA